From the genome of Thermogutta terrifontis, one region includes:
- a CDS encoding site-specific DNA-methyltransferase, translated as MAKKKQSRSGGDGNNVKDFRHANSKRKNNPPAGIAPTYESRQRETKSYRYDPHLDPQLVWAGKAEHTSFEVDVVSLHIHERISTKAILRAVRRPQPIQPDLFGETPLPADQQIEFYQHEVGWANRLILGDSLLVMNSLLVKEGMAGKVQMIYIDPPYGIKYSSNFQPRIDRRDVKDKEEDLTHEPEQIKAYRDTWKLGIHSYLTYLRDRLLLARELLTESGSIFVQINDENLHLVRCLLDEVFGRENFVAVVAFRKTGGLGSGGLTVIDDFLLWYAKRRAQLKYRQLYLSKTVTGTAEQYRCIELRDGMKARLGDSPADALLFQPTSLHTMFATVACVYALDLNGRVFRPPQNRQWSTTPDGMQRLKEAGRITVAGASPRYVRYLSDFPIVELTTVWDDTMGAEDKMYAVQTASKVIERCILMTTDPGDLVFDPTCGSGTTAYCAEKWGRRWITCDTSRVALAIARQRLMTAKFDYYELCDPERGPAGGFVYETVPHITLESIAKNTEIDAIAAKYQPQIDQALAELNEALRGKRIEIEVKEGGRAGQFVDFSAPDSKTATLPSGQKVRVNELLEWEVPREVPHPVWPKEAHDAYWQLLKLKRSGQLGAEEKAAALLETVYRLTGHRWECLEEVPDPMPPEGWPDEAKAALGRFWELKRQKRKEIDESIQRNAPQETLYDRPKVVRGVVRVSGPFTVEAIPVPAVEDPTQTPIPQFEAEEAQARVSDRGGDYLTTMINLLKQQGGVLFPGGKRLELQGLRPLNLGYLHAEAEAGQNGEALRVAISFGPQHGPVIAHQVQEAIPTAKMNGYQVLIVAGFAFDPEAQALIQKAPVAGLQVHFANISPDVLVGDLLKTTRASQIFTVFGQPDVRVEKQKDGTYIVELRGVDIYDPLTGEVQSTRGDDVAAWFLDTDYDGKTFHICQAFFPGDDKAWEKLERALKAQIDSEAFERMRGTVSFPFQPGEHRRIAVKVIDFRGNEVVRVVQLGGGAAYEI; from the coding sequence GCGGGCAAGGCCGAGCACACCTCGTTCGAGGTGGATGTCGTCTCGCTCCACATTCACGAGCGTATCTCCACCAAGGCCATTCTGCGAGCCGTGCGCCGACCGCAGCCAATTCAACCCGACCTGTTCGGCGAAACGCCCCTGCCAGCCGACCAACAGATCGAGTTCTACCAGCACGAGGTCGGATGGGCCAACCGCCTGATTCTGGGCGACTCGCTGCTGGTGATGAACTCGCTCCTGGTCAAGGAAGGGATGGCGGGCAAGGTGCAGATGATCTACATTGATCCGCCCTACGGCATCAAGTATTCAAGCAACTTCCAGCCCCGCATTGACCGGCGCGATGTGAAGGACAAGGAGGAGGACCTCACCCACGAGCCAGAGCAGATCAAGGCCTACCGGGACACCTGGAAGCTGGGCATCCACTCCTATCTCACCTACCTGCGGGATCGCCTGCTCTTGGCGCGGGAGCTGCTTACCGAGAGCGGCTCCATCTTCGTGCAGATCAACGACGAGAACCTCCACTTGGTGCGGTGTCTCCTGGACGAGGTGTTCGGGCGGGAGAACTTTGTGGCGGTAGTGGCGTTTAGGAAGACAGGAGGCCTTGGATCCGGTGGCCTCACCGTCATAGATGATTTTCTGCTCTGGTACGCAAAAAGGCGTGCTCAGTTGAAGTATCGGCAGTTGTACCTATCCAAGACCGTCACTGGAACTGCGGAGCAGTATCGCTGTATAGAACTTCGCGATGGCATGAAGGCGCGATTGGGAGATTCACCGGCTGATGCTCTGCTGTTCCAGCCTACCTCGCTGCACACAATGTTCGCTACCGTTGCCTGTGTTTATGCGTTGGACCTTAATGGCAGAGTGTTCCGCCCCCCTCAGAATCGACAATGGTCAACTACTCCCGACGGAATGCAACGGTTGAAGGAGGCTGGCCGCATAACAGTGGCTGGGGCTAGTCCTCGCTATGTGCGCTACCTGAGCGACTTCCCCATCGTTGAACTGACTACTGTATGGGATGACACAATGGGGGCAGAAGACAAGATGTACGCGGTCCAAACCGCCAGTAAAGTCATCGAGCGTTGCATTCTCATGACCACCGACCCGGGCGACCTGGTGTTCGACCCGACCTGCGGTTCCGGCACCACGGCCTACTGCGCCGAGAAGTGGGGCCGGCGCTGGATCACCTGCGATACCTCCCGCGTGGCCCTGGCGATCGCCCGCCAGCGCCTGATGACGGCCAAGTTTGACTATTACGAACTGTGTGACCCGGAACGCGGCCCGGCGGGTGGTTTTGTCTACGAGACGGTGCCCCACATCACATTGGAGAGCATTGCCAAGAACACCGAGATTGACGCCATCGCCGCCAAATACCAGCCGCAGATTGACCAGGCGCTGGCAGAGCTGAACGAGGCGCTCAGGGGTAAACGGATAGAAATCGAGGTCAAAGAAGGCGGTCGCGCGGGGCAATTCGTGGATTTTTCTGCCCCCGACAGTAAAACTGCGACGCTGCCGAGTGGGCAGAAGGTTAGGGTTAACGAGTTGCTGGAATGGGAAGTCCCCCGCGAGGTGCCCCATCCGGTCTGGCCCAAGGAAGCCCACGACGCCTACTGGCAATTGCTGAAACTCAAGCGCTCGGGACAGTTGGGGGCGGAAGAGAAGGCGGCTGCTTTGTTAGAAACGGTCTATCGCCTGACCGGTCATCGCTGGGAGTGCCTCGAGGAGGTGCCCGACCCGATGCCTCCGGAAGGTTGGCCCGACGAGGCCAAAGCGGCCCTGGGGCGTTTCTGGGAGCTCAAGCGCCAGAAGCGAAAGGAGATCGACGAGAGCATCCAGCGCAACGCTCCACAAGAGACGCTTTACGACCGGCCCAAAGTGGTGCGCGGCGTGGTCCGCGTCTCCGGTCCGTTCACCGTCGAGGCCATTCCCGTGCCGGCGGTGGAAGACCCAACACAAACACCCATTCCGCAGTTTGAGGCAGAAGAGGCGCAAGCCCGTGTCAGCGACCGCGGAGGGGATTACCTGACGACGATGATCAACCTGCTCAAACAGCAGGGCGGGGTGCTCTTCCCCGGCGGGAAGCGACTGGAGTTGCAGGGTTTGCGACCATTGAACCTGGGATATTTGCATGCCGAGGCGGAAGCCGGGCAAAACGGGGAGGCGCTGCGGGTGGCGATCAGTTTTGGACCCCAACACGGGCCGGTGATTGCGCACCAAGTGCAGGAGGCGATCCCTACGGCCAAGATGAACGGCTACCAGGTGTTGATCGTGGCGGGATTTGCCTTTGATCCGGAGGCCCAGGCGCTCATCCAGAAGGCCCCGGTGGCGGGGCTTCAGGTGCATTTTGCCAACATCTCGCCCGATGTCTTGGTGGGCGATCTGCTCAAGACCACCCGTGCCAGCCAGATTTTCACCGTTTTCGGCCAGCCCGATGTGCGGGTGGAGAAGCAGAAGGACGGGACGTACATTGTGGAGCTGCGTGGCGTGGACATTTATGACCCGCTGACGGGCGAGGTACAGAGCACCCGGGGCGACGATGTGGCCGCCTGGTTTCTGGACACCGACTACGATGGCAAGACTTTCCACATTTGTCAGGCGTTCTTTCCTGGGGACGATAAGGCTTGGGAAAAGCTCGAGCGGGCGCTCAAAGCACAGATTGACTCTGAGGCCTTCGAGCGGATGCGCGGCACCGTCTCCTTCCCCTTCCAGCCTGGCGAGCATCGGCGCATTGCCGTGAAGGTCATTGATTTTCGGGGGAATGAGGTGGTGCGGGTGGTGCAGTTGGGCGGAGGCGCTGCCTATGAGATTTGA
- a CDS encoding transposase, whose protein sequence is MPNHVHGILVITGARHDLVGARHAVPLPNDVPPPNNALISNNAVPLQERFGKPVAGSIPTIVRSFKSAVTREVNPLRGMPGAPVWQRNHYEHIIWNEESLQRIREYIWTNPLRWHLDRENPNPTGMDDFDRWLAALGKIGAQRGRMDNEQT, encoded by the coding sequence ATGCCGAATCACGTGCATGGGATATTGGTAATCACCGGGGCACGGCATGATTTGGTAGGGGCACGGCATGCCGTGCCCCTACCAAACGATGTGCCCCCACCGAACAATGCGCTCATATCAAATAATGCCGTGCCCCTACAAGAACGGTTTGGCAAACCCGTTGCGGGTTCTATACCAACCATCGTGCGGTCGTTTAAATCCGCCGTTACCCGCGAGGTCAACCCCCTACGCGGTATGCCAGGGGCACCCGTCTGGCAACGCAATCATTACGAACACATCATTTGGAACGAGGAATCCCTGCAGCGCATTCGGGAATACATTTGGACCAACCCCTTACGCTGGCACCTGGATCGGGAGAATCCGAATCCGACGGGGATGGATGATTTCGACCGGTGGCTGGCTGCATTGGGGAAGATCGGGGCTCAGCGAGGGAGAATGGACAATGAACAAACTTGA
- a CDS encoding DUF2281 domain-containing protein produces MNKLEALIRQLPPELQQEVADFVEFLLQKRARRSAKPLRQDWAGALKEYRDQYTALDLQKKALEWRGD; encoded by the coding sequence ATGAACAAACTTGAAGCACTCATTCGCCAATTGCCCCCGGAATTGCAGCAAGAAGTGGCCGACTTCGTGGAATTCCTGCTGCAGAAGCGGGCCCGGAGATCGGCAAAGCCGCTGCGCCAAGATTGGGCCGGCGCCCTGAAGGAGTACCGGGACCAATACACGGCGCTTGACCTGCAGAAAAAGGCGTTGGAGTGGCGAGGCGACTGA